In Acaryochloris marina S15, a single genomic region encodes these proteins:
- a CDS encoding GFA family protein codes for MKYLGSCHCGAVQFEVEAPKDIQVDECNCSICSKAGFLHLIVPPSKFNLLQGQDALTTYRFNTGIAQHTFCRICGVKPFYIPRSNPDGYDINVRCLDTQPNSMEVVPFDGVNWEQNVQKVAHKSQDK; via the coding sequence ATGAAATATTTAGGCAGTTGCCATTGTGGCGCGGTTCAGTTCGAAGTTGAGGCTCCCAAAGACATCCAGGTCGATGAGTGCAACTGCTCTATCTGCTCAAAAGCGGGATTTTTGCATCTCATCGTCCCTCCATCCAAGTTCAATTTACTGCAAGGGCAAGATGCCCTAACGACCTATCGATTCAATACGGGCATTGCTCAGCATACCTTCTGCCGGATCTGTGGCGTCAAGCCGTTTTACATTCCTCGTTCTAACCCCGATGGCTACGATATCAACGTTCGTTGTCTCGATACTCAACCCAACTCTATGGAAGTGGTGCCCTTTGATGGCGTGAATTGGGAGCAAAATGTCCAAAAAGTTGCCCATAAATCCCAGGACAAGTGA
- a CDS encoding sigma-70 family RNA polymerase sigma factor, with product MHTKSSPQPLPRFRVQEASHQSLNISIPMDQQLLALLLQARSHLPGSIPQQQALAQLAQLTGRTHEDSLERQLLELILEARSHPSESVSRQQRLTRLIIIIEQSGRLTRLRKYAHSYPTSMFTDLYNEAKQKAWMYICNNPELYRPEKPILAWVNSNFKYKFLDVLNEQKFRRTCFYDPFVLEKLDSKVDIEDFETTDYYNLRLFLETDPEQKLAAYWVRNHPDITFQFLAISRHIQGETWTDLSAQTEISFRTLSSFFQRTLRKLLPYFKRYL from the coding sequence ATGCACACGAAATCTAGCCCCCAACCATTGCCCAGATTTCGTGTGCAAGAAGCCTCCCATCAAAGTCTGAATATCTCTATCCCAATGGATCAACAATTATTAGCATTACTTTTGCAAGCTCGCAGCCATTTACCGGGATCGATCCCCCAACAGCAAGCATTAGCCCAACTCGCGCAGTTAACGGGGCGAACTCATGAGGATTCACTGGAGCGGCAGTTACTAGAACTAATATTGGAGGCTCGTAGCCATCCATCAGAATCGGTCAGCAGACAGCAAAGGCTGACAAGACTTATTATCATCATTGAGCAGTCAGGGCGACTCACTCGCTTAAGGAAGTATGCTCACAGCTATCCAACCTCCATGTTTACAGACCTCTACAACGAAGCTAAGCAGAAAGCATGGATGTATATCTGTAATAACCCTGAACTCTATCGACCCGAGAAACCTATATTGGCTTGGGTAAATAGCAATTTTAAATATAAATTTTTGGATGTTCTCAATGAACAAAAATTTCGACGCACCTGTTTCTATGACCCCTTCGTGCTAGAAAAATTAGACTCTAAAGTTGACATTGAAGATTTTGAAACAACGGATTATTACAATCTCAGGTTGTTTCTAGAGACCGATCCAGAGCAAAAACTTGCTGCCTACTGGGTGAGAAATCATCCTGATATCACATTCCAATTCCTAGCTATTTCTCGCCATATCCAAGGAGAAACCTGGACAGATTTATCGGCTCAAACGGAAATCTCATTTAGAACCTTATCCAGTTTTTTTCAACGAACCTTAAGAAAATTATTGCCTTATTTCAAACGATATCTTTAG
- a CDS encoding ABC transporter substrate-binding protein produces the protein MMRVVILRLQGQLSQGIQATLEWRQENSLHIEGTLQGTLPPKTDLAALYTDWQKHYLDLGSATRLEFVAESDQHLSQLRNAKKQCVQTAQQLEELMNQWLNHDSADFQRITRQLAELYGSSKDLRLLIRTDDTELQRLPWQLWDHVQRNPQIPISLGPLEYRQAQLKALEIPVRVLAILGSDHNIDLDHEQDILMGIPDIDLTFLKQPSRDQVARALKDEKGWDLLFFAGHSRTEDHQGVISINETDSLTLKDLHHHLSIAAHRGLQVCILNSCDGLGLAHHLSGLSIPYIVYMREPVPDQVAHKFLASFVQYFSQGNSVHNAVLSARHDLESIQDQFPYATWLPIIFQQPGVETLTWPTPSLPNKQRFSFLGFRLKYWILLALSLSAMVVSIWATNVWTDTSPQLGDFTSMGEEVLGLRPGHKRNAADAIAQKNYPQGIQNLLESWQDDGNDPETLIYLNNAILDNMNAEYRTIAISVPFLHDANIQKLTSHKLAYRLLRGVAQAQTEANLNISDLSTQLDIPFLTPNPIGNKIGLKVVIADDFNKIKNAKDRAIKLSKTSEVLGVVGHYASDMSKPTLDIYKQHQLPIISPGSTAKELAIKGDGYFFRTVPTTSVEARSVANYLLKVINKRTVKVFYNPESPFTHSFWDDFKEIYEQAGGKVISPVVQNDPLSDLASSEFDPVGAIAALKQYGDPNDIPLLIVPDGEVSLAQDNAFKLIEENSGQHPIVGSWGLDNPKTLSVLPQSLPQSLAVSVPWHHDASPNPDFSNHADSLWGQQVQAQTALAYDATRVLIQALRSQKAPSRQGTQSTLAAPNFKTWGATGNIEFEPNGNRKNPPQVLIQPMQCNSNSLEIEFVPIDQPC, from the coding sequence ATGATGCGGGTTGTGATATTGAGACTCCAAGGTCAGTTATCTCAGGGAATACAAGCCACCCTTGAATGGAGACAGGAGAATAGCCTCCACATTGAAGGCACTTTGCAAGGAACACTCCCCCCTAAAACAGATCTAGCAGCCCTCTATACAGACTGGCAAAAACACTATTTAGATTTGGGCTCAGCAACACGATTGGAGTTTGTGGCGGAGTCAGACCAGCACCTGTCTCAATTGCGAAACGCTAAAAAACAGTGCGTTCAGACTGCCCAGCAGCTTGAAGAACTCATGAATCAATGGTTAAACCATGATTCAGCCGACTTTCAGCGAATCACCCGTCAACTCGCTGAACTTTATGGCTCATCGAAAGACTTACGCCTGCTGATTCGCACCGATGATACTGAACTACAACGTTTACCTTGGCAGCTCTGGGACCATGTGCAGCGCAATCCTCAAATTCCAATTTCGTTAGGCCCTCTAGAATATCGGCAGGCCCAGCTCAAGGCTCTGGAAATCCCTGTTCGAGTATTAGCGATTCTTGGAAGTGATCACAATATTGACCTTGATCATGAGCAAGATATTCTTATGGGCATCCCTGATATTGACCTAACATTCCTCAAACAGCCAAGTCGAGATCAGGTCGCTAGGGCATTGAAGGATGAGAAAGGTTGGGACCTTCTATTTTTTGCTGGACATAGTCGTACAGAAGATCACCAGGGCGTGATTTCAATCAATGAAACCGATAGCTTAACGCTGAAGGACCTCCATCATCACCTCAGCATCGCAGCCCATCGAGGATTGCAAGTGTGTATCCTCAACTCTTGTGATGGCTTAGGACTAGCCCACCATCTTTCGGGTCTCAGCATTCCCTATATTGTTTATATGCGAGAGCCTGTACCCGATCAAGTCGCTCACAAGTTTCTAGCCTCCTTCGTTCAGTATTTTTCCCAAGGCAATTCAGTGCACAATGCGGTGCTCTCCGCACGCCACGATCTAGAGTCAATTCAAGACCAGTTTCCCTACGCGACTTGGCTGCCCATCATTTTTCAACAACCTGGGGTGGAAACCCTCACTTGGCCGACGCCATCTCTTCCTAACAAACAAAGATTTTCGTTTCTAGGTTTCCGATTGAAATATTGGATTCTCTTAGCGTTAAGTCTTAGTGCCATGGTGGTCAGTATCTGGGCAACCAATGTCTGGACAGATACATCCCCACAACTCGGTGACTTTACGAGTATGGGTGAGGAGGTTTTAGGTCTTCGTCCGGGTCACAAGAGAAATGCTGCTGATGCCATAGCCCAAAAAAACTATCCGCAAGGTATCCAGAATCTGCTGGAGTCCTGGCAAGATGATGGCAATGATCCTGAAACGCTCATTTATCTCAATAACGCCATTCTCGATAACATGAACGCTGAATACCGCACTATTGCGATAAGTGTTCCGTTCTTGCATGATGCCAACATCCAAAAACTGACTAGCCATAAATTGGCCTATCGTCTGCTTAGGGGAGTCGCTCAAGCCCAGACAGAAGCGAACTTGAATATTTCAGATCTATCCACTCAGTTGGATATTCCGTTTCTCACCCCCAATCCTATTGGCAACAAGATCGGCCTGAAGGTTGTGATTGCAGATGACTTCAATAAGATTAAAAATGCTAAAGACCGAGCAATAAAGTTATCAAAAACTTCAGAAGTTTTAGGAGTTGTGGGTCACTATGCCAGTGACATGTCTAAACCTACCCTTGATATCTATAAACAACATCAATTACCCATCATTTCACCGGGTTCAACAGCCAAGGAGCTGGCAATCAAGGGGGATGGTTATTTTTTTCGAACTGTTCCTACCACCTCCGTGGAAGCAAGATCCGTAGCCAATTATCTTCTCAAGGTGATCAACAAACGCACCGTGAAGGTTTTTTATAATCCTGAAAGTCCTTTTACTCATTCATTCTGGGATGATTTCAAGGAGATCTATGAACAGGCAGGGGGGAAAGTGATTAGTCCTGTTGTACAAAATGATCCACTCTCAGATTTAGCCTCTTCCGAATTTGACCCAGTTGGAGCCATTGCTGCTCTAAAGCAGTATGGAGATCCAAATGACATCCCGCTACTGATCGTCCCAGATGGTGAGGTATCTTTAGCTCAAGACAATGCATTCAAACTGATTGAAGAAAATTCAGGTCAACATCCTATTGTTGGTTCATGGGGATTAGACAATCCAAAGACGCTATCTGTTCTCCCCCAGTCGCTGCCACAATCCTTAGCTGTCTCTGTCCCTTGGCACCACGACGCAAGTCCAAACCCAGACTTTTCGAACCATGCAGACAGCCTATGGGGTCAGCAAGTCCAAGCCCAAACGGCATTGGCCTATGATGCGACTCGGGTCTTAATTCAAGCATTACGTTCACAAAAAGCGCCTAGCCGTCAAGGCACCCAATCGACGCTAGCAGCCCCAAACTTTAAAACCTGGGGAGCAACAGGCAATATTGAATTCGAGCCGAATGGTAATCGTAAGAATCCTCCTCAAGTCTTAATTCAACCCATGCAGTGCAACTCCAACAGTCTCGAGATAGAGTTTGTGCCCATCGACCAACCATGTTGA
- a CDS encoding sodium/glutamate symporter, with the protein MFSLKDVFFAFVILSLLLLAGRYLKQKIRWLQQLHLPESIVAGFLGLLLGPQILGALVQMILGKGAFFADGIFSEPIRAVWSQSPGLFINIVFAALFLGEQIPSLKEIWRKAAPQVVFGQSLAWGQYVVGLLVTLLVLKPVFGAHPISGALIEIGFEGGHGTAGGMAKTLGTLGFQDGGDLALGLATVGIVSGIISGTALAGWGRRQEHIQSVTRRVGDVEDIPELSATETPEIRKRRAKLMQGLLIDPLSINFGIVGIAIVFGWLILNGLTWLEAATWGRSGVEVMIYVPLFPMALIGGILVQMILNRLNLSPLIIKPLMKSIAGLALDVVVATALVSISLQVLGSNLGVFVILSLVGITWNIVFFLYYAPKIFPDHWFERGIGDLGQSMGVTATGILLLRMVDRDNRSGAFEGFAYKQLFFEPIVGGGLFTAAAPALIARFGLVAILLLTTGLLLFWLGTGYILIKRRQLE; encoded by the coding sequence ATGTTTAGTCTAAAAGACGTATTTTTTGCATTCGTGATTTTATCATTGCTATTACTAGCAGGTCGATACCTTAAACAGAAGATTCGTTGGCTCCAGCAACTGCACCTACCGGAATCGATTGTGGCTGGATTCTTAGGGTTGCTATTAGGCCCGCAAATATTAGGTGCACTAGTTCAGATGATTCTGGGAAAAGGCGCTTTCTTTGCGGATGGAATTTTCTCAGAACCGATCCGTGCCGTTTGGTCCCAGTCTCCTGGCCTATTCATTAATATCGTGTTTGCTGCCCTCTTTTTGGGAGAACAGATACCTAGCCTCAAGGAAATTTGGCGCAAAGCTGCCCCGCAAGTTGTTTTTGGTCAGAGTCTCGCTTGGGGACAATACGTTGTCGGGCTTCTAGTCACACTATTGGTACTTAAGCCCGTATTTGGTGCCCATCCTATCTCTGGAGCATTGATCGAGATTGGTTTTGAAGGGGGACATGGCACTGCTGGTGGAATGGCTAAAACTCTAGGGACACTAGGATTTCAGGACGGAGGTGACTTGGCCTTGGGGTTAGCGACCGTAGGAATTGTTTCGGGCATTATTTCGGGAACTGCTTTAGCGGGTTGGGGACGTCGGCAAGAGCATATTCAATCTGTCACTAGGCGAGTTGGGGATGTTGAGGATATTCCAGAACTATCTGCCACAGAAACACCTGAAATCAGAAAGCGTCGAGCCAAACTGATGCAAGGATTATTGATTGATCCGCTTTCGATCAACTTTGGCATTGTGGGCATAGCCATTGTCTTCGGCTGGCTAATTCTGAATGGATTGACATGGCTAGAAGCTGCAACTTGGGGCCGATCCGGTGTTGAAGTCATGATCTATGTCCCCTTGTTTCCCATGGCTTTAATTGGGGGGATTTTAGTTCAGATGATTTTGAACCGATTAAACTTGAGTCCACTGATTATTAAGCCTTTAATGAAGAGTATTGCGGGCTTGGCTTTAGACGTTGTGGTCGCCACTGCTTTAGTCTCTATCTCATTGCAGGTTCTTGGCAGTAATTTAGGGGTTTTTGTGATTCTCAGCCTAGTCGGTATTACTTGGAATATCGTCTTTTTCCTTTACTACGCCCCTAAGATTTTTCCTGATCATTGGTTTGAACGAGGTATTGGAGATTTGGGTCAATCGATGGGCGTTACCGCAACGGGGATTCTGTTACTGCGCATGGTGGATCGTGACAATCGCTCTGGTGCCTTTGAAGGGTTTGCCTACAAACAATTATTTTTTGAACCTATTGTCGGAGGGGGACTCTTTACGGCTGCGGCTCCTGCTCTGATTGCTCGTTTTGGCCTGGTGGCAATCCTATTATTAACTACAGGACTACTCTTATTTTGGCTAGGGACTGGCTATATTTTGATCAAGCGTCGTCAATTGGAGTGA
- a CDS encoding HD family phosphohydrolase, giving the protein MKKLFRSQQVRLSRWLSSSAASRIPSNRSARRSLKQQSPLLFVVSVAALTSVIGHRFYNEPQLMIGTVAPETIKAPESAQAPDPIATSAAREAAFRNAVSVYMVNPSQTAAIQADLDSYLADVQKFRGSAGEFPYTAIQTLSPAVQHFLRQQNTGDFQTLLKRVNATTPTSTAWLKTKNAQAAIRALRTYRAKEKDGVKWSALMRSITQAQQDYQAALGAVPPRLQGFSSRTLLEFTEPEWAMAQRRLRTALKRILTQGIPPGLPGTVMRSAIKVQLQDYPAKVQALGIKLLPIVLKPNLSIDPTGTLRQREIIAEQIPPILIPINRDEVIVNSGERISQADFALLEHFGLSRRGINLLGLFGTMAAVSGGIAVFLVVQRRCRLAFDRRDYLLVLMLSASASLLIWTTALRYTSLPAVGLLVGSFYGPVLGATVVVILTGLIPLGLNSGFIELGAIAAGSLVASLVARQRRSREEIALLGVIVAITQGVALFILMTLAGAPVYSILGLSLIQGLVGLGWTIVALGISPYIEHVFDLVTPIRLAELANPNRPLLKRLSKEAPGTFQHTMFVATLAEAGASALGCNVELVRTGTLYHDIGKMHDPQFFIENQRDTTNKHDLLNDPWQSAEIIKKHVSEGLVMARKCRLPAAVQAFIPEHQGTMVIAFFHHQAQQQAAANPDLDAVQESDFRYPGPVPQSRETGIVMLADSCEAALRSLKDATPDLALKTINKIFKGRWQDNQLVDSQLTRDELNVLAEVFVEVWMQFHHKRIPYPTATIPPK; this is encoded by the coding sequence ATGAAGAAATTATTCCGTTCTCAGCAGGTGCGTCTGAGCCGCTGGCTATCTTCCTCTGCCGCGTCACGTATTCCTTCGAACCGTTCTGCTCGTCGTTCTCTCAAGCAGCAATCGCCCTTGTTGTTTGTAGTGTCTGTGGCCGCTTTAACGAGCGTGATCGGCCATCGGTTCTACAACGAGCCGCAATTGATGATTGGTACCGTTGCCCCGGAAACGATTAAGGCCCCAGAGTCTGCTCAAGCCCCCGATCCCATTGCGACGTCTGCAGCCCGTGAAGCCGCCTTTCGGAATGCGGTGAGCGTGTATATGGTGAACCCATCTCAAACCGCTGCTATTCAAGCGGATTTGGATTCTTATTTGGCAGATGTGCAAAAATTTCGAGGGTCAGCGGGAGAATTTCCCTATACAGCGATTCAGACGTTGTCCCCTGCCGTTCAACATTTTCTGCGACAACAGAATACTGGGGACTTTCAGACGCTGCTAAAGCGGGTCAATGCGACCACTCCCACTTCTACGGCCTGGCTGAAGACCAAGAATGCACAAGCTGCAATTAGAGCGCTGCGAACCTATAGAGCCAAAGAAAAAGATGGGGTGAAGTGGTCTGCCCTGATGCGTAGCATCACCCAAGCCCAGCAAGATTATCAGGCTGCTTTAGGTGCTGTTCCTCCTCGCTTACAGGGATTCTCCAGTCGGACCCTCTTAGAATTTACTGAACCTGAGTGGGCTATGGCTCAGAGAAGGCTGCGGACTGCGTTAAAACGCATTCTTACCCAAGGGATTCCGCCAGGATTGCCAGGGACAGTAATGCGGAGTGCCATCAAGGTCCAGCTCCAGGACTATCCTGCCAAAGTCCAAGCCCTGGGCATTAAATTATTGCCGATTGTTCTCAAGCCCAACCTCAGTATTGACCCCACCGGCACCTTGCGTCAGCGGGAAATTATTGCTGAGCAGATTCCCCCAATTCTGATTCCCATCAATAGAGATGAGGTCATTGTTAACTCGGGTGAGCGAATTTCCCAAGCTGACTTTGCCTTACTGGAACATTTTGGCTTGAGTCGACGGGGCATCAACTTACTGGGCTTGTTTGGGACGATGGCAGCAGTCAGTGGGGGGATTGCAGTGTTTTTAGTCGTGCAACGACGCTGTCGTCTTGCATTTGACCGACGAGACTATCTGTTGGTGTTAATGCTGTCGGCCAGTGCATCCCTACTGATTTGGACGACGGCTCTGCGATATACCAGTTTGCCTGCGGTCGGTCTGCTAGTAGGCAGTTTCTATGGGCCTGTTTTAGGGGCAACGGTAGTCGTTATTCTCACGGGTCTGATTCCCTTAGGGCTCAATAGTGGCTTTATCGAATTGGGGGCCATTGCTGCTGGCAGTTTGGTGGCCAGTTTAGTTGCTCGTCAACGGCGTTCTCGGGAAGAGATTGCCCTGTTGGGGGTGATTGTCGCCATTACTCAAGGGGTGGCCTTATTTATCCTGATGACTCTAGCTGGGGCTCCAGTCTATAGCATTTTGGGTTTGTCTCTGATTCAGGGCTTAGTGGGATTAGGGTGGACTATTGTCGCCTTGGGTATCAGTCCCTATATCGAGCACGTGTTTGACCTAGTGACGCCCATTCGGTTGGCAGAATTGGCTAATCCCAATCGACCTTTGCTCAAGCGTCTGTCGAAGGAGGCTCCTGGAACCTTCCAACACACCATGTTTGTGGCCACTTTAGCTGAAGCAGGGGCCAGCGCTTTAGGCTGTAATGTCGAACTGGTGAGAACGGGAACCCTCTACCATGACATTGGCAAAATGCATGACCCGCAATTTTTTATTGAGAACCAGCGTGACACCACCAATAAGCACGATCTGCTTAATGATCCTTGGCAGAGTGCTGAGATTATCAAGAAACATGTCTCTGAAGGGTTGGTAATGGCCCGTAAATGTCGTTTGCCCGCAGCCGTGCAAGCGTTTATCCCCGAGCATCAGGGCACAATGGTGATTGCGTTTTTCCACCATCAAGCCCAACAGCAGGCAGCTGCTAATCCTGACCTTGATGCGGTTCAAGAGTCTGACTTTCGCTATCCTGGCCCAGTGCCCCAATCCCGAGAGACGGGGATTGTGATGTTGGCGGATTCTTGTGAAGCGGCGTTGCGATCCCTCAAAGATGCCACTCCCGACTTAGCCTTAAAAACCATTAACAAGATCTTCAAAGGGCGCTGGCAGGATAATCAGTTAGTGGATTCTCAGCTGACCCGTGACGAGTTAAATGTATTAGCAGAGGTGTTTGTGGAAGTATGGATGCAGTTTCATCACAAACGCATTCCCTACCCCACGGCAACCATCCCCCCCAAGTAA
- a CDS encoding ADP-ribosylglycohydrolase family protein, with the protein MQQLLIDRFRGLFLGVAVLEAHCHRQGNSHRNSTLAEGQDLPLPSEPWRWCEALAIGKSEVIAHSSQGQNEPPVPVLDPPSSEGDIELAILMAQMLPVALFYHENLPRLEEYICGYRLRGARPDLQAEMLGIGVAIALLCKEQASPQTLIPQLLAHDFLSGTNLHGQLQQVQTLLQKQSSLSVVWREVNPEPASGISPLGTALAMACYCWSSTADTFALTVTRALTLPQSPTIAALIAGALSGVFNGVHGIPLAWQGAFSTHSGSRASILAQADQLLGAWSGYLSYEASILPLEKTAVSAPGVLRPRG; encoded by the coding sequence ATGCAGCAGTTATTGATTGACCGTTTTCGAGGATTGTTTCTGGGAGTCGCTGTCTTAGAAGCCCATTGCCATAGACAGGGCAATTCACACCGAAATAGCACATTGGCTGAAGGGCAGGATCTTCCGTTGCCAAGCGAGCCATGGAGATGGTGCGAAGCCCTTGCCATCGGGAAGTCTGAGGTAATTGCCCATTCAAGTCAAGGGCAAAATGAACCTCCAGTTCCTGTTTTAGACCCTCCCTCTTCTGAGGGTGATATTGAATTAGCTATCTTGATGGCCCAGATGCTACCAGTAGCTCTGTTTTACCATGAGAATTTACCTCGCCTCGAAGAATATATTTGTGGCTATCGACTGAGGGGAGCCAGGCCAGACTTGCAGGCCGAGATGTTGGGTATTGGAGTTGCGATCGCACTCCTCTGCAAGGAACAGGCCAGTCCCCAAACCCTGATTCCCCAACTGCTGGCCCATGATTTCCTCTCGGGAACGAACTTGCATGGTCAGCTTCAACAAGTGCAAACTCTTCTGCAAAAACAATCCAGCCTCTCGGTGGTCTGGCGTGAGGTCAACCCAGAACCCGCTTCAGGGATTTCACCTTTGGGGACTGCCCTAGCAATGGCCTGTTACTGCTGGTCAAGTACAGCAGATACGTTTGCCTTGACGGTGACTCGGGCTCTGACCTTACCCCAATCCCCTACGATTGCAGCCTTGATTGCTGGTGCTTTATCTGGCGTATTCAACGGTGTACATGGCATTCCGTTGGCTTGGCAAGGGGCATTCTCGACTCATTCCGGTTCTCGTGCATCTATCCTTGCCCAAGCGGATCAACTTTTGGGGGCTTGGTCAGGTTATTTGAGCTATGAAGCCTCTATCCTCCCACTAGAGAAAACGGCGGTGTCTGCGCCGGGTGTTCTTCGGCCTCGTGGGTAG
- a CDS encoding DUF1822 family protein — MTSAIPSFGFPVPLTSKVWAKAQSHIHPKFDADHNQQEFRKRLALYAVDFYLRCMAFKIKPEASDSNDSILSQFLESADLMVQGYGKLECCPVLAGDTSVQVPIDAQDDRLAYVVVRLEEHYQQAQILGFNSQPVSSDGEIDLHQIQPIDELPQFLFDCKTTVLQTIWSWAQEQRQQLAALSEPLRNTCSDWQLSQNLNLAYMRFESDDVPEPLKSHSEAPVFVSKIVQVQDLDLELVMYLAPKQEGKFQIEIMVEPVVEQELPDTLQLAVIDEDGQTFQQLSLSSHEGDLVTRPFLAAPCEHFSVDLIYGSAKHTENFVI; from the coding sequence ATGACCTCTGCAATTCCCTCCTTTGGCTTTCCAGTACCCTTGACATCTAAAGTCTGGGCAAAAGCACAAAGCCATATCCATCCAAAATTTGATGCGGATCACAATCAGCAAGAATTTCGGAAAAGATTGGCGCTCTACGCGGTCGATTTTTACCTGCGATGCATGGCTTTTAAAATTAAGCCTGAGGCAAGTGATAGTAATGACTCCATTCTCTCCCAATTCCTAGAGAGTGCAGATCTAATGGTTCAGGGCTATGGCAAGTTGGAATGCTGCCCAGTACTGGCTGGGGACACTAGCGTTCAAGTACCGATTGATGCTCAAGATGACCGCCTAGCCTATGTCGTTGTTCGACTTGAAGAGCACTATCAGCAAGCTCAAATTTTAGGCTTTAACTCTCAACCTGTCTCCTCCGATGGAGAAATTGATCTCCACCAAATTCAGCCCATTGACGAATTACCCCAATTCCTATTTGACTGCAAAACGACTGTTCTCCAAACAATATGGAGTTGGGCTCAGGAGCAAAGACAACAGCTTGCTGCACTGTCAGAACCGCTTAGAAATACTTGTTCAGATTGGCAGTTATCTCAGAATTTGAATTTAGCCTATATGCGTTTTGAAAGTGATGATGTGCCAGAACCTCTTAAGAGTCATAGTGAAGCCCCTGTATTCGTCTCCAAAATCGTGCAAGTACAAGACCTTGATTTAGAACTGGTGATGTATCTGGCCCCCAAACAAGAAGGCAAATTCCAAATCGAAATCATGGTTGAACCTGTAGTTGAGCAAGAATTACCAGATACACTTCAGTTAGCAGTTATTGATGAAGATGGACAAACCTTCCAACAGCTTTCCCTCTCCAGCCACGAAGGTGATCTAGTGACTCGTCCCTTTCTTGCTGCCCCTTGCGAACATTTTTCAGTAGACCTCATCTATGGCAGCGCAAAGCATACCGAGAATTTTGTGATCTGA
- a CDS encoding IS630 family transposase (programmed frameshift) translates to MPLIYSYDLRCKVIDAIELDGMPPSEASDTFHISRNTINLWQRLKAETGDLHPIPRQHLGHSHKITDWDKFRAFAQEHRYKTQAQMAELWEGQISERTISRALKNIGFTRKKTYGYRQRDEHKRAEFVQKLTTVDPDDIVYADESGMDNRDEYDYGYGPKGERVYALKSGSRSGRVNMIAALRGKQLMAPFTIEGACNRTVFEIWLETCLIPMLKPGQKLVIDNATFHKGGRIEQLVEAAGCEVWYLPPYSPDLNKIERSWAWIKSRIRHQLEHFGSLREAMEHVLYLAS, encoded by the exons ATGCCCCTGATCTACAGCTACGATTTACGTTGCAAAGTGATCGATGCTATTGAACTTGATGGCATGCCTCCCTCAGAAGCGAGTGACACCTTTCATATCAGTCGTAACACCATTAATCTATGGCAACGTCTCAAAGCAGAAACAGGTGATCTTCATCCCATCCCTAGACAACACCTTGGCCATAGCCACAAAATCACAGACTGGGACAAGTTTCGAGCTTTTGCTCAAGAACATCGCTATAAAACCCAAGCTCAGATGGCCGAGTTGTGGGAGGGGCAAATCAGTGAGCGTACTATTTCAAGAGCGCTGAAGAATATTGGATTTACTCGA AAAAAGACCTATGGCTACCGCCAACGCGATGAGCACAAACGGGCTGAGTTCGTCCAAAAGTTAACAACAGTAGACCCAGACGATATCGTCTATGCTGACGAGTCAGGGATGGACAATCGAGATGAGTATGACTATGGCTATGGTCCCAAAGGTGAGCGGGTCTATGCTTTAAAGTCTGGTAGCAGAAGTGGACGAGTCAATATGATTGCAGCTTTGAGAGGAAAGCAGCTCATGGCCCCGTTCACGATTGAAGGGGCTTGCAATCGCACCGTATTTGAAATTTGGCTTGAGACTTGTTTGATACCGATGCTCAAACCGGGGCAGAAGTTAGTCATTGATAATGCCACCTTCCATAAGGGAGGGCGAATTGAGCAACTGGTAGAAGCCGCAGGATGTGAAGTGTGGTACTTGCCACCCTATTCTCCTGATTTGAATAAGATTGAACGGTCGTGGGCTTGGATTAAAAGTCGAATTAGACACCAATTAGAGCACTTCGGTTCACTTAGAGAAGCAATGGAACATGTGTTGTACCTAGCGTCCTAA
- a CDS encoding peroxiredoxin codes for MALTAGIAAPAFTTKDTNGNTVSLADYAGKTVVLYFYPKDDTPGCTKEACSFRDNYSAYQGKDIVVFGVSGDDESSHQDFTSKFNLPFPLLADVDNSLMQAYDVDGGGYAQRVTYVINGQGQIDKVYNSVKTDTHATDILADLGL; via the coding sequence ATGGCTTTAACCGCTGGCATTGCCGCTCCTGCGTTTACGACTAAAGACACCAATGGCAACACGGTTTCCCTTGCCGATTATGCCGGGAAGACTGTGGTCCTGTATTTCTATCCCAAAGATGATACACCGGGCTGCACCAAAGAAGCCTGTAGCTTTCGCGATAATTACAGTGCTTACCAAGGCAAAGATATTGTGGTCTTCGGTGTAAGTGGTGACGATGAAAGTTCTCACCAAGACTTTACCAGTAAGTTCAATCTGCCTTTTCCTCTATTAGCTGACGTTGACAATAGCCTGATGCAAGCCTACGACGTTGATGGCGGTGGGTACGCCCAGCGGGTGACTTATGTGATTAATGGTCAAGGCCAAATTGACAAAGTTTATAACTCCGTTAAGACAGACACTCATGCCACCGATATTTTGGCTGACTTAGGTCTCTAA